One Silene latifolia isolate original U9 population chromosome 4, ASM4854445v1, whole genome shotgun sequence DNA segment encodes these proteins:
- the LOC141651955 gene encoding protein FAR1-RELATED SEQUENCE 5-like, with protein sequence MDEMQIVQVNNVEECCEDVEDVGEEEFSKVLQGVGVDEFCRIVESQFTPYVGQQFDSIEEAVQFYKMYALACGFDVRKYTTKKWRDGTIRLKLLLKIGATKTYKMCKEHVNGFQNIGASVTDFKNFHRDVKCYINDRDGQLFIDRFKNMEETRDDFFFDYEVDVDGSLIRAIWADGVGRRNYSIYSDAVSFDPTYSTNKYDMVFTPFTGVDNHKRSVTFAGALIFREKDEYFDWVFSRFLVAMGGKEPEYIITDQGPGIISSVRHIFKTARHRFCMWHIMNKVPVKYGGNAKDFTDFTKKLNAIVWDEDIEPDEFDMRWCEIMKEHGVGPERDWFEEVYNKRRQWVMAHCRDLNMGSVMRTTQRSESENNFVKKFENNSGTLVEFWSRYESVIDQQRHTQKKLDNENRQTSPKLATRLPIESHGARVYTHVVFDVFQEEVIRSTTGLSARGFNARNGVEVTNLKDGMTERVYDIQYKPDINQYICNGVNKIPDAYVAKRWTQDAVGYASDVKDIIDGKEIEMTKLWSEVYETVGLLRDRDKTDVERLGILIREFREELRPSVDELTKEQEIEQLLGCKPIEKIIILPPKQAKNKGSGKRMLSTKSKVNAKNAKPKRMCNNCKQMAHHDKRNCPNPFAECPPISVQSSSEESENEAEEEEDWE encoded by the exons ATGGATGAAATGCAGATTGTACAAGTAAACAATG TGGAAGAATGTTGTGAGGATGTTGAAGATGTAGGGGAAGAGGAATTCTCTAAAGTATTGCAAGGTGTAGGGGTGGATGAATTTTGTAGGATAGTGGAAAGCCAATTTACGCCATATGTAGGACAACAATTCGATTCCATAGAAGAAGCAGTTCAATTCTATAAGATGTACGCGCTGGCCTGTGGATTTGATGTGCGTAAATACACAACGAAGAAGTGGCGTGACGGAACTATTAGATTGAAACTCCTA CTGAAGATAGGTGCAACAAAGACATACAAAATGTGCaaggaacatgttaatgggtttCAGAATATAGGAGCGAGTGTAACCGACTTCAAGAATTTTCACAGAGACGTAAAGTGCTACATTAATGACAGGGATGGTCAGTTGTTCATAGACCGTTTTAAGAACATGGAAGAAACGCGTGATGATTTCTTTTTTGATTATGAGGTAGATGTTGATGGGAGCCTGATCAGGGCAATATGGGCGGATGGAGTTGGTAGAAGAAACTACTCGATATATAGTGATGCTGTGTCTTTCGACCCCACATACTCGACAAACAAGTACGACATGGTTTTTACACCTTTCACAGGTGTTGATAATCATAAAAGATCGGTAACATTTGCTGGTGCATTGATTTTTAGGGAGAAGGATGAGTATTTTGATTGGGTTTTCAGCCGGTTTTTGGTTGCGATGGGTGGTAAGGAACCAGAGTATATTATAACAGACCAAGGCCCAGGAATTATATCATCTGTTCGGCACATATTCAAGACGGCTAGGCATCGtttttgcatgtggcacataatgAACAAGGTACCTGTGAAATACGGGGGCAACGCGAAAGATTTTACAGATTTCACGAAGAAGTTGAATGCCATAGTGTGGGACGAAGACATTGAACCAGATGAGTTTGACATGCGTTGGTGTGAGATAATGAAGGAACATGGAGTTGGTCCCGAACGTGACTGGTTTGAGGAAGTGTACAACAAAAGAAGGCAGTGGGTGATGGCCCATTGTAGGGACTTAAATATGGGGAGTGTTATGAGGACAACGCAGAGATCCGAGAGCGAAAACAATTTCGTTAAGAAATTTGAGAATAATTCGGGAACGTTAGTCGAGTTCTGGTCGCGGTATGAGAGTGTTATAGACCAACAAAGACACACACAAAAAAAGCTTGACAATGAGAACAGGCAGACATCACCGAAATTAGCAACTCGGTTGCCTATAGAGAGCCACGGGGCAAGAGTGTATACACATGTGGTATTCGATGTGTTCCAAGAGGAGGTAATTAGATCAACAACCGGACTTAGTGCTCGGGGATTCAACGCGAGAAATGGTGTCGAGGTGACAAACCTGAAAGATGGAATGACGGAAAGAGTCTACGACATTCAGTACAAACCAGATATTAATCAATATATTT GTAATGGTGTGAACAAAATACCGGATGCTTACGTGGCTAAAAGATGGACACAGGATGCAGTCGGCTACGCGTCTGATGTAAAGGATATTATTGATGGGAAAGAAATTGAAATGACAAAGTTGTGGTCAGAAGTGTATGAAACAGTTGGATTATTGAGAGATAGGGATAAGACTGATGTAGAGAGGTTGGGCATTTTAATTCGGGAGTTTAGAGAAGAGTTAAGACCATCAGTCGACGAGTTGACGAAGGAACAAGAAATAGAACAGTTACTTGGATGTAAGCCCATCGAGAAAATTATAATACTTCCTCCTAAGCAGGCGAAAAACAAGGGGAGTGGAAAAAGAATGTTGTCGACGAAGAGTAAAGTTAATGCAAAAAATGCTAAACCAAAGAGGATGTGCAACAACTGTAAGCAAATGGCACACCATGACAAGAGAAATTGCCCCAACCCGTTTGCAGAGTGTCCACCGATTTCAGTTCAATCTTCTTCAGAGGAGAGTGAGAATGAGGCAGAAGAAGAAGAGGACTGGGAGTAG
- the LOC141651956 gene encoding uncharacterized protein LOC141651956, with amino-acid sequence METIVEEEEQMDLLKFTQDDIKSEVEFWNQSVYCYILGTNPPMEVVEDYVYQAWSEFGIDRVSFMENDVFLVRFTKPAGMSSLLNAGYYFFDNKPIVIKPWSVDVDLVKEKIDMVPVWVRLTGIPLKFWGDCLLPIAGLVGNFVRKDIATAEKKRLSYARVLVELKMDQHLPDKVQFLDETGNVVVVQVTYEWRPVSCEGCKGFGHDKQQCRKAKPKVQTKGKPNPPPEKQKRQEWRPVQK; translated from the coding sequence ATGGAGACAATTGTTGAGGAGGAGGAACAAATGGATCTTCTGAAGTTCACTCAGGATGACATTAAATCTGAGGTAGAATTTTGGAACCAATCTGTTTATTGTTATATTTTAGGGACTAACCCTCCTATGGAAGTTGTTGAGGATTATGTGTATCAAGCTTGGTCTGAGTTTGGTATAGACAGGGTCTCTTTCATGGAGAATGACGTTTTCTTAGTCAGGTTTACTAAGCCTGCTGGGATGTCTTCTCTACTGAATGCTGGTTACTATTTCTTTGATAACAAGCCTATAGTGATTAAGCCTTGGAGTGTAGATGTGGACCTTGTGAAGGAAAAAATTGATATGGTCCCTGTTTGGGTGCGGTTAACAGGAATACCTCTGAAGTTCTGGGGGGACTGTTTACTGCCCATTGCAGGACTTGTGGGTAACTTTGTTAGGAAGGACATTGCTACTGCTGAAAAAAAGAGATTGAGTTATGCTCGGGTCTTGGTAGAATTGAAGATGGACCAACATTTACCAGACAAAGTCCAATTCCTTGATGAAACTGGGAATGTGGTGGTTGTTCAGGTGACCTATGAATGGAGACCTGTTTCGTGTGAGGGTTGTAAGGGATTTGGCCATGATAAACAACAGTGTCGAAAGGCTAAACCTAAGGTTCAAACAAAAGGAAAACCAAATCCTCCTCCTGAGAAACAAAAGAGACAAGAATGGAGGCCAGTGCAAAAATAG